A single genomic interval of Methanofastidiosum sp. harbors:
- a CDS encoding PAS domain S-box protein, with amino-acid sequence MVNKTYEMESETLSKEVHKTIKIINYEISNLDSTAMDWAYWDDTYYYAINQNNDYISHNLMDDTFSILKINFFVIIDNNGKILYKKAYGSVEEKELDFPQSLEDSIVNTDIFLIDETDGAVRGILTNEDVPVFLASRPILKSDYTGPIVGTLIIGKFVDSREVSTLSEIAPYPMNLYKMDDKETKQILGNLPPDFLESGKVTSKAISDSIINGYYILKDVYGEPGLILEIELPRDAYIASKQAGFYFFIIMLGFGILFGVSFLLALEKGILSKIFTLEKEVKKISTKKDYSSRLNIHGDDEIDSLASNINEMIENIQKSSAVLKESEERYRTLFEESMDAIWTTELDGKIIAANEASAKLLDIPLNQLIGSNILDFYEFPEDRIEFQNKVDEFGSVKEYPLNLKTKKGERIYCLISFSTWRDNKGKVIGYRGIVHNITNRKNYERQLLELNDTLKVINKILRHDILNELTVVMSLCDMIETKDHSLKEKMIKTIYKSVNLIEKMRELEQAVTLGGQMKIYNLQDAINEVIKNYSNIKFSISGDCNVVADGALSSVIDNLVRNAVVHGKTDKIDFKIENEEKSCILKVIDYGYGIPEDIKKNIFDEGTSFGENKGSGLGLYIVKKVIERYGGVIGVQDNKPRGTVFVVKFNNLRDKS; translated from the coding sequence ATGGTAAATAAAACCTATGAGATGGAGTCTGAAACGTTATCAAAGGAAGTTCATAAAACAATCAAAATAATTAATTACGAAATTTCAAATCTTGATTCAACAGCTATGGACTGGGCTTATTGGGATGATACTTATTATTATGCGATAAATCAGAATAATGATTACATATCACATAATTTAATGGACGACACTTTTTCTATATTAAAAATTAATTTTTTTGTTATTATTGATAATAATGGGAAAATATTATATAAAAAAGCTTATGGCTCAGTAGAAGAAAAAGAACTTGATTTTCCACAATCTTTAGAAGATTCAATAGTAAATACCGATATATTTCTAATTGACGAGACAGATGGTGCTGTAAGAGGGATTCTAACAAATGAAGATGTGCCAGTATTTCTAGCCTCTCGCCCTATCTTAAAAAGTGATTATACTGGCCCCATAGTTGGAACCCTCATAATTGGCAAGTTTGTCGATTCAAGGGAAGTAAGTACCCTATCAGAGATTGCACCGTATCCAATGAATCTATATAAGATGGATGATAAAGAGACAAAGCAAATATTGGGAAATTTGCCCCCTGATTTCTTAGAAAGTGGCAAAGTTACCTCTAAAGCAATTAGCGATTCCATAATTAATGGATATTACATATTGAAAGATGTTTATGGTGAACCGGGACTTATACTTGAAATCGAATTACCGAGAGACGCATATATAGCATCGAAACAAGCGGGATTCTATTTTTTCATAATAATGTTGGGATTTGGAATTCTTTTCGGTGTATCGTTTCTCCTAGCTTTAGAAAAAGGAATTCTTTCAAAAATTTTTACACTCGAAAAAGAAGTAAAGAAAATATCAACAAAAAAGGATTATTCTTCTAGATTAAATATTCACGGAGATGATGAGATTGATTCGCTCGCCTCCAATATTAATGAAATGATTGAAAATATACAAAAATCTTCTGCCGTATTAAAAGAGAGTGAAGAAAGGTATAGAACTTTGTTTGAAGAATCGATGGATGCAATATGGACTACAGAGTTAGATGGTAAAATTATAGCTGCAAACGAAGCATCAGCAAAATTACTAGATATTCCTTTAAATCAATTAATTGGCTCAAATATCCTAGATTTCTACGAATTTCCAGAGGATAGAATTGAATTTCAAAATAAAGTAGATGAATTTGGGTCGGTTAAAGAATATCCTTTAAATCTAAAGACTAAAAAAGGAGAAAGAATATATTGCCTTATTTCTTTTTCTACTTGGCGGGACAATAAAGGAAAGGTTATTGGTTATCGTGGGATTGTACACAACATAACAAATAGAAAAAATTATGAGCGGCAATTATTAGAGTTAAATGATACTCTTAAAGTAATAAATAAAATATTAAGGCATGACATATTAAATGAACTCACAGTAGTTATGTCCTTATGTGATATGATAGAGACCAAGGATCATAGCCTAAAAGAAAAAATGATAAAAACAATATACAAGTCAGTTAATCTAATTGAAAAGATGAGAGAACTTGAGCAAGCTGTAACTTTAGGTGGGCAGATGAAGATATACAATCTTCAAGACGCAATAAACGAAGTAATCAAAAATTACTCTAATATAAAATTCTCAATTTCTGGAGATTGTAATGTTGTTGCAGATGGAGCGCTTAGTTCTGTAATTGATAATTTAGTTCGCAATGCAGTTGTACATGGGAAAACAGATAAAATTGATTTCAAGATAGAAAACGAAGAAAAATCTTGCATCTTAAAAGTTATAGACTATGGCTATGGCATCCCTGAAGATATAAAAAAGAATATTTTTGACGAAGGGACAAGTTTTGGTGAGAACAAAGGAAGTGGTCTTGGTCTCTATATCGTGAAAAAAGTAATTGAGCGTTATGGTGGAGTAATAGGAGTTCAGGATAATAAACCTAGGGGAACGGTATTCGTAGTAAAGTTTAATAATTTGAGGGATAAATCATAA